The DNA region CTGCAGCGTCCCAGTTCTCATTAAACCTGTAATTACCAAAACGTGATACAGCACATACCATTCATCCACTTGTGGCAAAGCAATCCGAGCTTTAGAGGGCATCTTGTAGTATGGTTTTTTTGAGATATGATGCTCTTTGCTACAAACAGCCAGATATAGCTCATCGCaatatctgaaaaattagaattcTAAACTAGTAAACTTATCATATTAAAAGCAGAAAGTGAAAGAAGGCATAAATCATCGATGGTGGACGCTTTCGTGGTTAAAAATAAGAACTTAAGAACAGAAGATGCACTGGCAACTTTAGATCCCAGttttataaaagaaaaCCCGGATTTTGTTAGCTCATACAAGGATATTAATTGGGAGGACATCAATACTTTGAATACAGTTCTACGCAACATAGAGCAGTTACTTCAAAGGTATCCTACACCCAATCACAACATTAAGACATGCGTTGAGATAATTTTCACACAGATTCTTGCACGATATCCACTGTTGTTTGGATATTGGAAAAAGTTTGTTGCTATAGAATACCAGTTTCATGATCTCAAAGTCTCTTTGAAGACTCTGGAGACCGCAACGACCAAGTTTCCGAATTCCTTAGAACTCTGGTGCGATTATCTGCGAGTATTGATAGTGAATTATCCACAAGAGGATAAATTAATTCAAGCGAAGATACAACAAGCTAAAAGAATATTGGGGAATCAGTTTTATTCTCATCCCTTCTGGGATCTAGTTATTGGCTATTATTCTAATCTTAAAAGAACTGAAGAATTGATTGAAACTTACTGGGAAATTGTCAAGATCCCATTACACCAATATGCAAAATTTGTAGAACCATTTAAGAAACTTTTGATTTCTAATGGTATGCAAGCCGATATTAAAAAGTTAGAGAAAGATGTCAGGTTGAACCAAACTCAAGTGACGGAAATTTGGAAGTTTGAGAGTAAGATAAAACAaaacttcttcaatttgactccattaaatgaaaatgaagtcCGGAATTGGCAATTCTACCTAGACTTTCTGATACTAAACAATAAACCAAATACAATAATAACGTCTGTCTTTGAAAGATGCCTTATACCATGTTGTTTCGTCGAAGAATACTGGATAAGATATGTCGAGTGGCTTtctaaaaatgaatatggCATAAGCGATATTATCGAAGTATATCAAAGGGCCCATAAGTTGTTACCTACCCagtataaaaattttagaacACATTTCGTAAGCTTCTTAAAAAAGAGGTTCAAAAACGATAAAAATAGAGAATATATTCATGATGTACTAAATGAATTACTTGTGGCGCTATTGTCGACATGGCAAACAAATTCGGAACAGTTGATGTTAATGCAGGAGTATCTAACTTTACTGAAAAGGTATGAATATCCTAGTAGTATTGATATGTCAGCAAAGGAGATTTTGAGTAAACAATCGACTTttgcaaattttttggaaggtattatttcaaattacttgaatcaaaagaattcCAGTCAGCAACATATGGACAGCACTTCTGAATTGCAAGcaattttaaatgataTGAATTTACCTGTTGTCTGTGTtgaattaataaaaatgacatGGTTGgtgttgaaaaataatattcaaacaagaaaatacttCAATCATTATAGTAAAATTTCCGTCTTGAGAAACTCTACCGTATACTCACTTACTTACTATAAGTTCGAGAAATcaaccaaaaattttttaaaactGAACAAATTCATAAACGAACTTGGAAATAGTATATTTTTACCTACATCTGTGATAAATGACATAGTTCAAGATTATCGAACCTTCTTTCTaactaatttcaatattacgGAGTATAGAAATTTAGATTATGAGTTGATAGACCCTGTCTTGTTGTCACATTTCAAAGTTAACAATCCACAATGGATTCCACACTCTTATGCAAGTATCGATAGTAACGACTGGTACAAGACtgatgaattcaaagagaaTGGACATCCCGGTATTGTCTCGAACAGGCCACAAATTACTAATAGAATATTTGACAGGGATAATAAGCTATTATTCAGGGATAATAAGGCTCTGAGTGCACCAACCTTTAGAAACTtagaaaagataaatcaatCCAGTAAATTTAAGGATTTCTATACAGATGACTACTTGAAtgcaaaataatatatatttaaagTCGATCTACATGTGATATAACGcttttaataaattcatcatcgaactttttttccaataaattGGCAAGTTGTTtgttatcattattaatgTCTACGAATGGACTAGATTTTACTCTTAAATAAATCTTCTTGactttttggaaaatgtcGTCAAtctcatcatcattactATCGCCGCCTTCCTTATCGTTGAACccaattattattttcaagcCGGTTGCCTTAATCAGCATACCATATACAGCCACATGTTCTAGTTTGAAAAGTAGTTTGATCATCTTGTTCTTATCATTTGCAGAGGCCTCAAACAATGgactttcaaaataatccaGTGAGATGTTAGAAAAAGTATTATATTTCAGTACTTCATTGACCTCAACTGATCCTTGATTTGGAATGTATATTAGCACAGGTTCATTAGACTCgtttattattgaaacaaAGCTGGGCCCCATCTGTAGTGTCCCCCTTTAATGTTGATAGTGTAATAGTATTATGTTTCTATCGGTAGCTTGAGttaaaatttaatttcaagaatatatCGCCTCATTCCGACTCCTGCGCAGGTCACATTTCAAACGTCTTTCACCTCATAAAAGTGTATTCCAAACATGCGTAGGCTGGTCTTCAAGGTGATCCTGGCATGCCAAACTTTACAGCGTCATAATAGTTTGTTATCAGTTTATTTTAGAGGTTATGTagatacatatatatagagTTGATCTGTTTAAGCAGATTCTGAAATGCTTGCTGCAGCAGTTCTACCGAAGACGACACATTCTAGTAAACTTGAACCACCTAATCTGTTAGCACCGTGAACACCACCAGAAACTTCACCAGCAGCGTATAAGCCTTTAGCAAGAATTGAACCATCCTTGTTGACAACTTCTGCCTTGCTGTTGATCTTAGCACCACCCATGGTGAAGTGGACGACTGGTGTAACTTCACCAATAAATACACTAGTGTGGGcattaatattttcacCGAAGTTCTTGGTGACTAATGCACGACCGTATTGATCAGCGGAGTTGGTTTGGTATTGTGTCAATTCTTGAGCCAATTCTTCGGCAGTGATTggtaatttgaaattgtcaacaacttctttcaaagttaCCTTCTTAACTAATTTCTTGAACATATAGAAATCTAAATTGTTCTTTAAGACATCGTAAATACCTTCACCCATGACTAATAGGGAtctattttcttcctttggGCCCTGAGTTTGGATGGCATCAGTGACAACATCTCTGGTCGATAATTCATTAACGAATCTCTTACCAGTAGATGGGTTCAATAAGATACCACCAAGACCTCTTAAAGCTTCAGCAGCTAAGAATTTCCAAGCACAGGTACGGTCAGCTGGGTCGATGAAACCGGTTGGATGGACTTGAATTTGATCCATATCGATCATATCAGCACCTAATTTTTCTAAGATTCTCTGGCCATCACCAGTAGTTTGAGCACCGTTAGTGGTTGGTAATTTGACTAGATCTGGAGCATACTTGGAAAGCATTTCTTTGGAGAAGCTGAAACCACCTGAGCAGAAGACGACCTTATTAGAATCAAGAGTCTTATTTTCACCATCTTTATTCTCGTATTCTATACCAGTGACCTC from Kazachstania africana CBS 2517 chromosome 5, complete genome includes:
- the PRP39 gene encoding Prp39p (similar to Saccharomyces cerevisiae PRP39 (YML046W); ancestral locus Anc_1.493); the protein is MVDAFVVKNKNLRTEDALATLDPSFIKENPDFVSSYKDINWEDINTLNTVLRNIEQLLQRYPTPNHNIKTCVEIIFTQILARYPLLFGYWKKFVAIEYQFHDLKVSLKTLETATTKFPNSLELWCDYLRVLIVNYPQEDKLIQAKIQQAKRILGNQFYSHPFWDLVIGYYSNLKRTEELIETYWEIVKIPLHQYAKFVEPFKKLLISNGMQADIKKLEKDVRLNQTQVTEIWKFESKIKQNFFNLTPLNENEVRNWQFYLDFLILNNKPNTIITSVFERCLIPCCFVEEYWIRYVEWLSKNEYGISDIIEVYQRAHKLLPTQYKNFRTHFVSFLKKRFKNDKNREYIHDVLNELLVALLSTWQTNSEQLMLMQEYLTLLKRYEYPSSIDMSAKEILSKQSTFANFLEGIISNYLNQKNSSQQHMDSTSELQAILNDMNLPVVCVELIKMTWLVLKNNIQTRKYFNHYSKISVLRNSTVYSLTYYKFEKSTKNFLKLNKFINELGNSIFLPTSVINDIVQDYRTFFLTNFNITEYRNLDYELIDPVLLSHFKVNNPQWIPHSYASIDSNDWYKTDEFKENGHPGIVSNRPQITNRIFDRDNKLLFRDNKALSAPTFRNLEKINQSSKFKDFYTDDYLNAK
- the TCA17 gene encoding Tca17p (similar to Saccharomyces cerevisiae YEL048C; ancestral locus Anc_1.491), with protein sequence MGPSFVSIINESNEPVLIYIPNQGSVEVNEVLKYNTFSNISLDYFESPLFEASANDKNKMIKLLFKLEHVAVYGMLIKATGLKIIIGFNDKEGGDSNDDEIDDIFQKVKKIYLRVKSSPFVDINNDNKQLANLLEKKFDDEFIKSVISHVDRL
- the FRD1 gene encoding fumarate reductase (similar to Saccharomyces cerevisiae YEL047C and OSM1 (YJR051W); ancestral locus Anc_1.490), with the protein product MSAVVIIGSGLAGLTTANELVSKNIPIILVDKASSIGGNSIKASSGINGAHTKTQLSLNIENDSPELFFNDTVKSAKGKGVEELMDKLSKDSKHAIEWLQSEPFNIKLDLLAQLGGHSVPRTHRSSGKLPPGFEIVSVLSKRLKDLAESNPDLVKIFLDSKVVDVKVNAQNEVTGIEYENKDGENKTLDSNKVVFCSGGFSFSKEMLSKYAPDLVKLPTTNGAQTTGDGQRILEKLGADMIDMDQIQVHPTGFIDPADRTCAWKFLAAEALRGLGGILLNPSTGKRFVNELSTRDVVTDAIQTQGPKEENRSLLVMGEGIYDVLKNNLDFYMFKKLVKKVTLKEVVDNFKLPITAEELAQELTQYQTNSADQYGRALVTKNFGENINAHTSVFIGEVTPVVHFTMGGAKINSKAEVVNKDGSILAKGLYAAGEVSGGVHGANRLGGSSLLECVVFGRTAAASISESA